One region of Pseudomonas alvandae genomic DNA includes:
- a CDS encoding non-ribosomal peptide synthetase: MNELLDDDLLALLLDEVADDRHALASRGRLDRAPLSFAQQRLWLEQQRDATRSAYNLPRALRLTGELNADALEDALNRVIDRHDILRTAFIEIDGAATQVVELSACLTLHREDLTGLDQPALSQHIEQHARQPFDLTQAPLMRATLLRLSHTEHVLLLNMHHIVSDAWSNTILMHDMTQAYGRALLGDRSALPPLPMQYADYATHQRGDYLHSAACRRSGEYWSQYLGRDLPTLELPQDFPRSASQQHRAGRVHVSLDPSLAQALEVFCQRQGLAPFVVALGAWQLLLSRYSRQDDFTVGVPNANRNSHESQDLVGFFVSSQVYRARIDSTRSALDFLRALRGQSLAALEHADYPLELILDQLGANPLFQVLFNWRTGSQAASLPSPDLLTLEFLDTGEGQAKFDVSLDVDYSQQQIVATFEYSRDLYCTTTIERMADHWQNLLRGLIEAPDCPVGELQLLSADERRLVLNDWNRQPTRLHSENCLHRIIETHAAHTGEAIALTFDGQHMSYADLNRHANRLAHRLIEQGVGPDVLVGIAVERTPQMIIGLLAILKAGGAYVPLDPTYPGDRLAYMIQDSGVRQILTQAHLLESLALPAGIDCLLLDPSDADSAWPEHNPNVSMDPDNLAYVIYTSGSTGKPKGALLAHHNVSRLFRATEQWFGFDRQDVWCLFHSYAFDFSVWEIFGALLHGARLVIVPHAVSRSPDDFYALLCQEKVTVLNQTPSAFKSLLRVACEPRQPLVHQLRQIIFGGEAIDVQSLRPWFERFGDQAPQLVNMYGITETTVHVTWRPLSMADLHGEAASPIGEPIVDLSWYLLDAHLNPVPKGCVGELYIGRAGLARGYHQRADLTASRFIPDPFDPLPGGRLYRTGDLARYLSDGSIEYIGRLDHQVKIRGFRIELGEIQARLQMLPGVGDGVVLTHDGPGGLQLVAYVIPTQPTTAELRENLLAALKAQLPDYMVPSHLLFIDHLPLNANGKLDRKALPEPDAALRHTNYVAPRTPLEEALAQLWQQSFKVERVGISDSFFELGGHSILAIELIAKLKASLNITVRLQELLANPSIAELALFISQKHREQTQCLVALNNAPASAPQLFCLHPSGGIVFCYQPLARKLQNRARTVGVMHRGFSEPHAGPEAWREMIADYSKEIVAAQPQGPYYLMGWSLGGTIAFDIAAMLESQGHTVGFLGLVDSTIPERLYPSGLPRHRHLAGDGKDDAASQDLLEAIEYFDLLFPSLTERTAAYRREHPGGSVKAFHEWAAGQIEPGRGDLLSIVQSVKEEVMNAQAFSVHDRLLEAFEGFSFKPVQVRPSCWWTRAEKTAEELAFCEALLMEHSLRGELRCSVHSPLRHRSMIFDEALLDSLVEAFLASTVEGE; the protein is encoded by the coding sequence ATGAACGAACTGCTAGATGATGATCTGCTGGCGCTGCTGCTCGATGAGGTCGCCGACGACAGGCACGCCCTGGCCAGCCGCGGCAGGCTGGACCGCGCGCCCCTGTCTTTCGCCCAGCAACGCCTGTGGCTGGAACAACAGCGAGATGCGACCCGCTCGGCCTACAACCTGCCCCGGGCCTTGCGCCTGACCGGCGAACTGAATGCCGATGCCTTGGAAGACGCGCTGAATCGGGTGATCGACCGACACGACATCCTGCGCACCGCGTTCATCGAAATCGACGGTGCCGCCACCCAGGTGGTCGAGCTCAGCGCCTGCCTGACCCTGCATCGCGAAGACCTCACCGGGCTCGATCAGCCGGCGCTCTCGCAGCACATCGAGCAACACGCCCGGCAACCGTTCGATCTCACCCAGGCGCCACTGATGCGGGCGACCTTGCTCCGATTGAGCCATACCGAACATGTGCTGCTGCTGAACATGCATCACATCGTTTCCGATGCCTGGTCCAACACGATCCTGATGCACGACATGACCCAGGCGTATGGCCGGGCACTGCTGGGTGATCGGTCTGCGTTGCCACCGTTGCCGATGCAATACGCCGACTACGCGACCCACCAGCGCGGCGACTATCTGCACAGCGCTGCCTGCCGACGCAGCGGCGAATACTGGAGCCAGTACCTGGGCCGTGACTTGCCCACGCTGGAACTGCCCCAGGATTTCCCGCGCAGCGCGAGCCAGCAACACCGGGCCGGTCGCGTACACGTATCGCTGGATCCGTCGTTGGCGCAAGCGCTGGAGGTTTTTTGCCAACGCCAGGGGCTCGCGCCGTTCGTGGTGGCGCTGGGCGCCTGGCAATTGCTGCTGTCCCGCTACAGCCGCCAGGACGATTTCACCGTCGGCGTCCCCAACGCCAACCGCAACAGCCACGAAAGCCAGGATCTGGTGGGTTTTTTCGTCAGCAGCCAGGTGTATCGGGCGCGGATCGACTCGACCCGCAGCGCGTTGGATTTCTTACGGGCACTTCGCGGGCAATCCCTCGCTGCGCTGGAGCATGCCGATTACCCGCTGGAATTGATCCTCGATCAATTGGGCGCCAACCCGCTGTTCCAGGTCTTGTTCAACTGGCGCACCGGGTCACAGGCGGCGTCGCTGCCAAGCCCGGATCTGTTGACGTTGGAATTCCTCGACACCGGTGAAGGCCAGGCCAAATTCGATGTGTCGCTGGACGTCGACTATTCACAGCAGCAGATAGTCGCGACGTTCGAGTACAGCCGTGACCTGTACTGCACGACCACCATCGAGCGTATGGCCGACCATTGGCAGAATCTGTTGCGAGGCCTGATCGAGGCGCCCGACTGCCCTGTGGGCGAACTGCAATTGTTGAGCGCCGATGAACGCCGGCTGGTCCTGAACGACTGGAACCGCCAACCCACCCGACTGCACAGCGAAAACTGCCTGCACCGGATAATCGAAACCCATGCCGCCCACACAGGTGAGGCGATCGCCCTGACGTTCGACGGGCAGCACATGAGCTATGCCGACCTCAACCGCCACGCCAACCGACTGGCCCATCGGCTGATCGAGCAAGGCGTCGGTCCCGACGTGCTGGTGGGCATCGCCGTCGAGCGCACGCCGCAGATGATCATCGGCCTGCTGGCGATTCTCAAGGCCGGTGGTGCCTACGTACCGCTGGACCCGACCTATCCGGGCGACCGCCTGGCCTACATGATCCAGGACAGCGGCGTCCGGCAGATCCTGACCCAGGCCCACCTGCTTGAGTCATTGGCGTTGCCGGCTGGCATCGACTGCCTGCTGCTGGATCCGAGCGATGCCGATAGCGCCTGGCCTGAGCACAATCCCAACGTGTCCATGGATCCGGACAACTTGGCTTACGTGATCTACACCTCTGGTTCAACCGGCAAACCCAAGGGCGCCCTGCTCGCGCACCACAACGTCAGCCGGCTGTTTCGGGCCACCGAACAGTGGTTCGGTTTCGACCGGCAGGACGTGTGGTGCCTGTTTCACTCCTACGCCTTCGACTTTTCCGTGTGGGAGATCTTCGGCGCGCTGCTGCACGGTGCTCGGTTGGTCATCGTGCCCCACGCCGTGAGCCGTTCGCCCGACGATTTCTACGCCCTGCTGTGCCAGGAGAAGGTCACGGTGCTCAACCAGACGCCGTCGGCGTTCAAGTCATTGCTGCGAGTTGCCTGCGAGCCTCGGCAGCCCCTCGTCCATCAATTGCGCCAGATTATTTTTGGTGGCGAAGCGATCGATGTGCAAAGCCTGCGCCCTTGGTTCGAACGTTTCGGTGACCAGGCGCCGCAGTTGGTCAACATGTATGGCATCACCGAAACCACCGTTCATGTCACCTGGCGGCCACTGTCGATGGCGGACTTGCACGGCGAGGCCGCCAGCCCCATCGGCGAGCCCATCGTCGATCTGTCCTGGTATCTGCTCGATGCGCACCTGAACCCGGTGCCCAAGGGTTGCGTCGGTGAGCTGTATATCGGCCGAGCCGGCCTGGCCCGTGGTTATCACCAGCGCGCCGATCTCACCGCCAGCCGTTTCATTCCCGACCCGTTCGACCCGCTGCCGGGTGGACGCCTGTACCGCACCGGGGACCTGGCCCGCTACCTCAGCGACGGCAGCATCGAGTACATCGGGCGCCTGGATCATCAGGTCAAGATCCGCGGCTTCCGCATTGAACTGGGCGAGATCCAGGCGCGCCTGCAAATGCTGCCGGGTGTGGGTGATGGTGTGGTGCTGACCCACGACGGCCCGGGTGGCCTGCAATTGGTCGCCTACGTCATTCCGACACAACCGACCACGGCCGAGTTGCGCGAAAACCTGCTGGCCGCGCTCAAGGCGCAATTGCCGGACTACATGGTGCCCAGCCATCTGCTGTTCATCGATCACCTGCCGCTCAATGCCAATGGCAAGCTCGACCGCAAGGCCTTGCCCGAACCCGATGCCGCGCTCCGGCATACGAACTACGTGGCCCCCCGCACGCCGTTGGAGGAAGCCTTGGCGCAACTCTGGCAGCAATCCTTCAAGGTCGAACGCGTGGGTATCAGCGACAGCTTCTTTGAACTGGGCGGGCATTCGATCCTGGCGATCGAGCTGATCGCCAAGCTCAAGGCGAGCCTGAACATCACCGTACGGCTGCAAGAATTGCTGGCCAACCCGAGCATCGCCGAGCTGGCCCTGTTCATTTCGCAGAAACATCGTGAGCAGACGCAGTGCCTCGTCGCCCTGAACAACGCCCCCGCGAGCGCACCGCAGCTGTTTTGCCTGCACCCCAGCGGTGGCATCGTGTTTTGCTATCAACCGCTGGCGCGCAAACTGCAAAACCGGGCACGCACTGTCGGCGTCATGCACCGCGGCTTCAGCGAACCCCATGCAGGCCCCGAGGCCTGGCGCGAGATGATCGCCGACTACAGCAAGGAAATCGTCGCCGCCCAACCGCAAGGTCCCTATTACTTGATGGGCTGGTCCTTGGGCGGGACGATCGCGTTCGACATCGCGGCGATGCTGGAAAGCCAGGGGCACACCGTTGGTTTTCTGGGGTTGGTGGACAGCACGATTCCGGAACGTTTGTATCCCTCAGGCTTGCCGCGTCATCGGCATTTGGCGGGTGACGGAAAAGACGATGCCGCCTCCCAGGATCTGCTTGAAGCGATTGAATACTTCGACCTGCTGTTCCCTTCGCTGACGGAGCGCACGGCGGCTTATCGACGGGAACACCCTGGCGGTTCGGTCAAGGCCTTCCACGAGTGGGCGGCCGGCCAGATCGAGCCTGGGCGAGGCGACCTGTTGTCGATCGTGCAGAGCGTCAAGGAAGAGGTCATGAACGCCCAGGCGTTCTCGGTGCATGATCGGTTGCTGGAGGCGTTTGAGGGGTTCAGCTTCAAGCCGGTTCAGGTACGGCCCAGTTGCTGGTGGACACGGGCGGAGAAAACCGCCGAGGAATTGGCATTCTGCGAAGCCCTGCTGATGGAACACAGCCTGAGGGGTGAGCTGCGATGCTCGGTGCATTCGCCGTTGCGCCATAGAAGCATGATCTTTGATGAGGCGTTGCTCGACTCGCTGGTCGAGGCTTTTCTGGCCAGTACGGTAGAAGGAGAATAG
- a CDS encoding cyclic peptide export ABC transporter encodes MSQPKRGVITELFILLKPFRLIVAGSILLGMLGGLSITALLATINDALNADAGPTPQVLATFAGLCMAALLTSILSDIGTNHVGQNIIASLRKSLGQKVLLAPIEQIERFRSHRLIPILTHDVNTVSSFAFSFAPLAIAFTVTLGCLGYLAYLSLPMFALLLVALVIGTVIQYVARARGIRGFEAAREAEDALQKHYSAIAAGAKELRIHRPRRQRMFSQRIEATAEQICDTNIRAVNTFVVAKTFGSMLFFVVIGLVLALQSLWLGTDKAVLSGFVLVLLYMKGPLEYLVMTLPVISRANIAFKRIAELAEQFSSPEPHLLLNDESVPKPTIRQLELRDVHYAFPAVDGSQAFALGPVNLSIAQGDIVFIVGENGGGKTTLIKLLLGLYAPQGGEILLDGKPVSAAGRDDYRQLFTTIFADYYLFDELVQGDQQVPGDANRYLDRLEIGHKVCIRDGAFSTTDLSTGQRKRLALLNAWLEERPVLVFDEWAADQDPVFRRVFYTELLPELKALGKTIIVISHDDRYFDIADQLVRMQAGRVVSEKAPAAFA; translated from the coding sequence ATGAGCCAACCAAAACGCGGGGTGATCACCGAGCTGTTCATCCTGCTCAAACCCTTCCGGCTGATTGTCGCAGGCTCCATCCTCCTGGGCATGCTCGGCGGGCTGAGCATCACCGCCCTGCTGGCAACCATCAACGACGCGCTGAACGCCGATGCCGGGCCGACGCCCCAGGTGCTGGCTACCTTTGCCGGCCTGTGCATGGCGGCGCTGCTGACCTCGATCCTGTCGGACATCGGCACCAACCACGTCGGCCAGAACATCATCGCCAGCCTGCGCAAATCCCTCGGCCAGAAAGTCTTGCTGGCGCCCATCGAGCAGATAGAGCGTTTCCGCAGCCATCGGCTCATCCCGATCCTGACCCACGACGTCAACACGGTCAGCAGCTTCGCGTTTTCCTTCGCGCCACTGGCGATTGCCTTTACCGTCACCCTCGGTTGCCTGGGCTACCTGGCCTACCTGTCGTTGCCGATGTTTGCGCTGCTGCTGGTGGCGCTGGTGATCGGCACGGTTATCCAGTACGTGGCGCGGGCCCGTGGGATTCGGGGGTTCGAAGCGGCCCGCGAGGCTGAAGATGCGCTGCAAAAACACTACAGCGCCATCGCTGCGGGCGCCAAGGAACTGCGCATCCACCGCCCACGCCGCCAACGCATGTTCAGCCAGCGCATCGAAGCCACCGCCGAGCAGATCTGCGACACCAACATCCGTGCGGTCAACACTTTCGTGGTCGCCAAGACCTTCGGCTCGATGCTGTTCTTCGTGGTCATCGGCCTGGTCCTGGCCCTGCAATCGCTGTGGCTGGGCACCGACAAAGCGGTACTCAGCGGTTTCGTGCTGGTGTTGTTGTACATGAAGGGGCCGCTGGAATACCTGGTCATGACGTTGCCGGTGATCAGCCGCGCCAACATCGCCTTCAAGCGCATTGCCGAACTGGCCGAGCAGTTTTCCTCGCCGGAACCGCACCTGCTGCTCAACGACGAGAGCGTGCCCAAGCCGACCATCCGCCAGCTTGAATTGCGTGACGTGCATTACGCCTTCCCAGCGGTCGACGGCAGCCAGGCCTTCGCCCTCGGACCGGTCAACCTGTCCATCGCCCAAGGCGACATCGTGTTCATCGTTGGCGAGAACGGCGGCGGCAAGACCACGCTGATCAAATTGCTGCTGGGCCTCTATGCGCCCCAGGGAGGCGAAATCCTCCTGGACGGCAAGCCGGTATCGGCGGCGGGACGTGACGATTATCGCCAGCTGTTCACCACGATCTTTGCCGACTACTACCTGTTCGATGAACTGGTGCAGGGCGACCAGCAGGTACCCGGGGACGCCAACCGCTACCTCGATCGCCTGGAGATCGGCCATAAGGTCTGCATTCGCGACGGTGCGTTCAGCACCACCGATCTCTCCACCGGCCAGCGCAAACGCTTGGCGCTGCTTAACGCCTGGCTGGAAGAACGCCCGGTGCTGGTCTTCGACGAATGGGCCGCCGACCAGGACCCGGTGTTCCGGCGGGTGTTCTACACCGAGCTGCTGCCGGAGCTGAAGGCCCTGGGCAAAACCATCATCGTGATTTCCCACGACGACCGTTACTTCGACATCGCCGATCAACTGGTGCGGATGCAGGCCGGCCGGGTGGTCAGTGAAAAGGCCCCGGCAGCCTTCGCCTGA
- the pvdM gene encoding pyoverdine-tailoring dipeptidase-like protein PvdM has product MTTPRSRKALFTGVPLALALVVGGGLAAWDHWWRDNPGYPVKVMKEARELHERLLSFDSHITVPLDFGTAGNEADKDGKGQFDLVKANRGHLSGAALTIFGWPELWNGRNAPHRPTAGFVEEARNQQEVRYKIITGMVRDFPNQVAIAYTPDDFRRLHGEGKFAIFISMLNAYPLGHDLSLLDLWTARGMRMFGFSYIGNNDWADSSRPLPFFNDSPDALGGLSDIGKQAVTRLNDLGVIIDVSQMSTQALEQVAQLSRTPLVASHSAPRAMVDIPRNLSDKEMQLIKASGGVVQIVGFSQYLRPLTQKTQDKLNALRERFDLPPLPNLAMALMPGDPIIAAWPEQKFGEYAGQLYGILEEEPKASLKDLGDAIDYAVRKIGIDHVGISSDFNEGGGVKGWENVGDIRNVTAELLTRGYSEGDIAKLWGGNFLRVWDQVQKAANPAIASAQKAPQP; this is encoded by the coding sequence ATGACAACACCACGTTCTAGAAAGGCTCTTTTCACCGGCGTGCCCCTGGCCCTGGCGCTGGTTGTCGGTGGCGGGCTCGCGGCCTGGGATCATTGGTGGCGGGACAACCCCGGCTACCCGGTCAAGGTCATGAAGGAAGCCCGGGAATTGCACGAACGGCTGCTGTCCTTCGACAGCCACATCACCGTGCCGCTGGATTTTGGCACCGCCGGCAACGAAGCGGACAAAGACGGCAAGGGCCAGTTCGACCTGGTGAAAGCCAATCGCGGCCACCTCTCCGGTGCCGCATTGACGATCTTCGGCTGGCCCGAGTTGTGGAACGGGCGCAATGCGCCACACAGGCCCACCGCCGGGTTCGTCGAGGAAGCGCGCAACCAACAGGAGGTGCGCTACAAGATCATCACCGGCATGGTCCGGGATTTCCCCAACCAGGTCGCCATCGCCTACACCCCGGACGATTTCCGTCGCCTGCACGGCGAAGGCAAGTTCGCGATTTTCATCAGCATGCTCAACGCCTATCCCCTCGGCCACGACTTGAGCCTGCTGGACCTGTGGACGGCGCGAGGCATGCGCATGTTCGGCTTCAGCTACATCGGCAACAACGACTGGGCCGACTCCTCGCGCCCGCTGCCATTCTTCAACGACTCGCCCGACGCCCTCGGCGGCCTGTCGGACATCGGCAAGCAAGCGGTGACACGCCTGAACGACCTGGGTGTGATTATCGATGTGTCGCAGATGTCGACCCAGGCCCTGGAGCAAGTCGCGCAACTGAGCCGCACGCCCTTGGTGGCCTCCCATTCCGCGCCACGGGCCATGGTGGACATCCCGCGCAACCTCAGCGACAAGGAAATGCAGCTGATCAAGGCCAGTGGCGGCGTGGTGCAGATCGTTGGGTTCTCCCAGTACCTGCGCCCGCTGACGCAAAAGACCCAGGACAAACTCAACGCCCTGCGCGAACGCTTCGACCTGCCGCCGCTGCCTAATCTGGCGATGGCGCTGATGCCGGGCGACCCGATCATCGCCGCGTGGCCGGAACAGAAATTCGGCGAATACGCCGGCCAGCTCTACGGCATTCTCGAAGAGGAACCCAAGGCCAGCCTCAAGGATTTGGGCGATGCCATCGACTATGCCGTGCGCAAGATCGGCATCGATCACGTCGGCATCAGTTCGGACTTCAACGAAGGTGGCGGCGTGAAGGGCTGGGAGAACGTCGGCGACATCCGCAACGTCACCGCCGAGCTGCTGACCCGTGGCTACTCCGAGGGCGACATCGCCAAGCTGTGGGGTGGCAACTTCCTGCGGGTCTGGGACCAGGTGCAGAAAGCCGCGAACCCGGCCATCGCCTCGGCGCAGAAGGCCCCTCAGCCATGA
- the pvdN gene encoding pyoverdine-tailoring periplasmic protein PvdN, producing MNERRFFLKQAGVLAAGLSLPASLPATASADPMPPLPKDKWAQLRSLFNQDPDYLHFSNFLVTTHPRPVREAIERHRAALDKNPGLLMDWDLGVTEAREENVRTWAGRYLQANPKQIALTGSTTEGLAMIYGGVHVQPDQEILTTAHEHYATHTILDLRKQRDGTRVRKIKLFENAHGASEAQILSAIDRNIRPETRVLGMTWVHSGSGVKLPIGKIGALVDQHNQGRSDEQRIVYVVDGVHGFGVEDLSFPEMNCDFFIAGTHKWMFGPRGTGVVCSRSEEVKYVTPIIPTFSEATTFSTTMTPGGYHAFEHRWAADEAFKLHLQLGKAEVQARIHALNSYLKKHLLALPQIELVTPLSPELSAGFTFFRVKDRKSDEIAAYLMHNRVVADAVHRDAGPVVRTAPGLLNTEAEIDRFTALLGKTL from the coding sequence ATGAACGAGCGCCGGTTCTTTCTCAAGCAAGCCGGGGTCCTTGCCGCCGGCCTGTCATTGCCTGCCAGCCTGCCCGCCACGGCCAGCGCCGATCCAATGCCACCGCTGCCCAAGGACAAATGGGCGCAGCTGCGCTCGCTGTTCAACCAGGACCCGGACTATTTGCACTTCTCCAACTTCCTGGTCACCACCCACCCGCGCCCGGTGCGCGAGGCCATCGAGCGGCACCGCGCCGCCCTGGATAAAAACCCCGGGCTGTTGATGGACTGGGACTTGGGCGTCACCGAAGCGCGCGAGGAAAACGTGCGGACCTGGGCCGGTCGCTACCTGCAAGCGAACCCGAAGCAGATCGCCCTCACTGGCAGCACCACCGAAGGCCTGGCGATGATCTATGGCGGAGTCCATGTACAACCCGACCAGGAAATCCTCACCACCGCCCACGAACATTACGCCACCCACACCATCCTCGACCTGCGCAAGCAACGGGACGGAACACGGGTGCGCAAGATCAAGCTGTTCGAGAACGCCCATGGCGCCAGCGAGGCGCAGATTCTCTCGGCCATCGACCGCAACATCCGCCCCGAGACCCGCGTGCTCGGCATGACCTGGGTGCATTCGGGCAGCGGCGTGAAGTTGCCCATCGGCAAGATCGGCGCCCTGGTGGACCAGCACAACCAGGGCCGCAGCGATGAACAACGCATCGTCTATGTGGTGGATGGCGTGCACGGTTTCGGCGTGGAGGATTTGAGTTTCCCGGAGATGAATTGCGATTTCTTCATCGCCGGCACCCACAAATGGATGTTCGGCCCACGGGGCACCGGCGTGGTGTGCAGCCGCAGCGAAGAGGTCAAGTACGTCACGCCGATCATTCCGACCTTCTCCGAAGCCACGACGTTTTCCACCACCATGACCCCGGGCGGCTACCACGCCTTCGAACATCGCTGGGCGGCGGACGAAGCGTTCAAGCTGCACCTGCAACTGGGCAAGGCCGAGGTCCAGGCGCGTATTCATGCGCTCAACAGTTACCTGAAAAAACACCTGCTCGCGCTGCCGCAGATCGAGCTGGTGACGCCGCTGAGCCCCGAGCTGTCGGCCGGCTTCACCTTCTTCCGGGTCAAGGATCGCAAGAGCGATGAGATCGCCGCCTACCTGATGCACAACCGCGTGGTCGCCGATGCCGTGCACCGCGATGCCGGGCCAGTGGTCCGCACCGCGCCGGGGCTGCTCAACACTGAAGCCGAGATCGATCGCTTCACGGCGCTGTTGGGCAAAACACTCTGA
- the pvdO gene encoding dihydropyoverdine dehydrogenase, giving the protein MNRFLLKTLPALALTALLPSSAQASQPGQVFRDCKDCPEMVVLPTGTFQMGTPENEVGREPDEGPMHPVTFAKPLAISRFQVLKGEWFAYLRDTGYVMPDGDKRPGRACQAGVPDYQGSDPRKQYTDRHPAVCMNFEEANAYVAWLSKKTGKPYRLVSESLREYAARGGSTGPFPFPFDEGKDYSIAQHANTYGAADGYNFTAPAGSFAPNAFGVYDMHGNVYEWTTDCFNENYTDAPSDGSAALTGNCKVRRIRGNDWGEAPVFSRSGNRNAVFSDARGDWLGFRVARDM; this is encoded by the coding sequence ATGAACCGATTTTTATTGAAGACGCTTCCGGCATTGGCCCTCACCGCACTGTTGCCCTCCAGCGCCCAGGCCTCGCAGCCGGGCCAGGTGTTCCGCGACTGCAAGGACTGCCCGGAAATGGTCGTGCTGCCCACCGGCACCTTCCAGATGGGCACCCCGGAAAACGAGGTCGGCCGCGAGCCCGACGAGGGTCCGATGCACCCGGTGACGTTTGCCAAGCCGTTGGCGATCAGTCGCTTCCAAGTGCTCAAGGGTGAATGGTTCGCCTACCTGCGCGATACCGGCTACGTGATGCCCGATGGCGACAAGCGCCCCGGACGCGCGTGCCAGGCCGGGGTTCCGGACTATCAGGGCAGCGACCCGCGCAAGCAGTACACCGACCGGCACCCGGCGGTGTGCATGAATTTCGAAGAGGCCAACGCCTACGTGGCGTGGCTGTCGAAAAAGACCGGCAAGCCGTACCGATTGGTCAGCGAATCCCTGCGCGAATACGCCGCGCGTGGCGGCAGCACCGGCCCATTCCCCTTCCCGTTCGATGAAGGCAAGGACTACAGCATCGCCCAGCACGCCAACACCTATGGCGCCGCCGATGGCTACAACTTCACCGCCCCGGCCGGCAGCTTCGCACCCAACGCCTTTGGTGTGTATGACATGCACGGCAACGTCTACGAGTGGACCACCGATTGTTTCAACGAAAACTACACCGATGCGCCAAGCGACGGCAGCGCCGCGCTGACGGGCAACTGCAAGGTGCGACGCATCCGTGGCAACGATTGGGGCGAAGCGCCGGTGTTTTCCCGTTCGGGCAATCGCAATGCGGTGTTTTCCGATGCCCGTGGTGACTGGCTGGGGTTTCGGGTTGCTCGGGATATGTAG